The following coding sequences are from one Ornithodoros turicata isolate Travis chromosome 1, ASM3712646v1, whole genome shotgun sequence window:
- the LOC135378698 gene encoding uncharacterized protein LOC135378698: MPPKRRLKQYLYKGADFKVPRQTKCNRRKSKNKGDCSGSSEHGGLEEPCEAARGSNDECASTSFVPTQESANIDPHSQVDDGNTEISPSCDEPGSAITTGTDYLCSDVSGDITHRSELVGDTSQQVNPASTCTFVASDIGSLDEGDPRSPAQASEQETEISGDDTDVNSGAEDEDVWSMSSDSDDNDDMAPPNSAHAGSAQFFEATDDNLHEDLNSELSNSTLPGSQTTVAAAIVMVMAFVVGHGLSWIALQDLLTMINSMFGSTVLPPTLYLFRKLWAKKKQCLVTYHYYCSRCETVLNEELHCNACMVTYTMRQLRAAGCFFVITKIAKQIKHHIEVSKSDLLGNLQKLAAQTESNDDISDITSAAAHRKLRQYGTLNESDLTITFNTDGSPLYESSKTSIWPIQFTINELPPQSRFKSPILAGLWFGKSHPKMSMFLSKFVDEVNSMQPVQWVCGGITYTSKVYALCCCVDAPARAAVQNYVLFNGYFGCPWCLTKGTYSQGSMRYLYEDQGRERTPGGVIRDANLAVELNTVINGIKGPSPLLGLHGFDPVWGFTVDYMHCVLQGVARQFAELWFGSCHSEERFYIGSPVVVNKVNQRLLLIRPPHCFTRLPRIITERNFWKASEWRLWVLFYALPCTLGLLPERYWRHFSKLSEALHLLLSERITPRMMCRAEQLLMQFVSSAASLYGDNCMKFNMHQLLHLTKAARQMGPLWAHSAFVFEGGNGSLVKLVKASKGVPQQIVERVVLSQELHHFLAVYTLPTRITAFCKSMLGEKRLQSVAYVGSICLLGKAKATTLTMAEKHAVTSMYGACQDVVNEYTRAVYKDQVYHSEAYSRAVKSNSAVVRTATAQYYVIRRIIVVRVNSDRKCLLLCKEVLTMDGNFPPHINECFVDPVSLPCVVDVLDVNSPSLFINFAPEERTFICDLPNVIERD, from the exons ATGCCTCCAAAGCGGAGGTTAAAGCAGTACCTCTACAAGGGGGCAGATTTTAAGGTTCCGAGGCAAACCAAGTGCAACCGTCGAAAGAGCAAGAACAAAGGCGATTGTAGCGGCTCTAGTGAACATGGAGGGCTGGAAGAGCCTTGCGAAGCTGCGAGAGGATCCAACGATGAGTGCGCCAGTACTAGTTTCGTGCCAACACAGGAATCGGCGAACATCGATCCACACAGTCAGGTGGATGACGGCAACACAGAAATCTCCCCCTCGTGTGATGAACCGGGTTCAGCCATCACGACCGGTACAGACTACCTGTGCTCCGACGTTTCCGGTGACATCACACATCGTAGTGAGCTTGTAGGTGACACATCACAACAGGTGAACCCAGCAAGTACATGCACATTTGTCGCTTCTGACATTGGCAGTCTCGACGAAGGAGACCCAAGGAGTCCGGCACAAGCTTCAGAACAAGAGACTGAAATATCAGGTGATGACACTGATGTCAACTCCGGCGCCGAAGACGAAGACGTTTGGTCGATGTCAAGCGACAGTGATGACAATGATGATATGGCCCCACCAAACAGCGCTCACGCTGGATCTGCGCAGTTCTTTGAAGCGACCGATGATAATCTGCATGAGGACCTCAATTCAGAACTTTCCAACTCTACTCTTCCAGGTTCGCAGACGACTGTGGCGGCTGCTATCGTAATGGTAATGGCATTTGTTGTTGGCCATGGTCTGTCCTGGATTGCTTTGCAAGACCTGTTGACCATGATTAACAGTATGTTTGGTTCTACGGTCTTGCCACCAACATTGTATCTCTTCAGGAAATTGTGggccaaaaagaaacagtgtcTTGTCACCTATCATTACTATTGTTCACGTTGTGAGACAGTCCTCAATGAAGAGCTCCACTGTAATGCCTGTATGGTGACATATACTATGAGACAACTCAGAGCGGCTGGTTGCTTTTTTGTTATCACGAAAATAGCGAAACAGATCAAGCATCACATTGAAGTGTCGAAGAGTGACTTACTCGGCAACTTACAAAAACTAGCAGCTCAAACTGAATCAAATGATGACATCTCGGACATCACAAGTGCAGCTGCCCACCGCAAACTGCGACAATATGGAACTTTGAATGAAAGTGACCTCACAATCACATTCAATACCGATGGCAGCCCTCTTTATGAATCGTCGAAAACATCTATCTGGCCAATCCAGTTCACTATTAACGAGCTCCCTCCACAGTCACGTTTCAAGAGTCCAATTCTTGCTGGGTTGTGGTTTGGCAAGTCTCATCCGAAAATGAGTATGTTTCTCAGCAAGTTTGTAGATGAGGTCAACTCGATGCAACCAGTTCAGTGGGTGTGTGGTGGTATCACGTACACGTCGAAAGTGTATGCACTCTGCTGCTGTGTGGATGCCCCAGCCCGTGCAGCTGTTCAGAACTACGTTCTTTTCAACGGGTATTTTGGTTGCCCATGGTGTCTCACAAAGGGGACTTATAGCCAAG GAAGTATGAGGTACTTGTATGAGGATCAGGGACGAGAAAGGACACCAGGTGGTGTCATTAGGGATGCGAACCTTGCTGTTGAACTCAACACAGTCATTAACGGCATCAAGGGACCTTCACCTCTTCTTGGTTTGCATGGGTTTGACCCAGTGTGGGGATTCACAGTAGACTATATGCACTGTGTTCTCCAAGGAGTTGCCAGACAGTTCGCGGAACTCTGGTTTGGTTCTTGTCACTCAGAGGAACGATTTTATATCG GCAGTCCTGTTGTTGTGAACAAGGTTAACCAGCGGCTTCTTCTTATAAGGCCACCTCACTGCTTCACACGCCTCCCGAGGATCATCACAGAGCGAAACTTTTGGAAAGCGAGTGAATGGCGCCTCTGGGTGCTATTTTATGCCTTGCCCTGCACCCTTGGTCTCCTACCAGAGAGGTATTGGAGGCATTTTTCCAAGCTCTCTGAGGCACTTCATCTCCTCCTCTCGGAAAGGATAACACCTCGAATGATGTGCAGAGCTG AGCAACTTCTCATGCAGTTTGTATCAAGCGCAGCTTCCCTGTATGGAGACAACTGCATGAAATTTAATATGCATCAACTCCTTCACCTCACTAAAGCAGCTCGGCAAATGGGACCTTTGTGGGCGCATTCTGCCTTTGTCTTCGAAGGTGGAAATGGTTCACTCGTGAAACTCGTGAAGGCATCAAAGGGAGTGCCTCAACAAATAGTAGAAAGAGTCGTCCTCTCCCAGGAGCTACACCACTTTCTCGCAGTATATACACTACCTACTCGTATTACAGCATTTTGTAAGAGCATGCTGGGGGAGAAGAGGCTGCAGAGTGTGGCTTATGTTGGAAGTATCTGTTTGTTGGGCAAGGCAAAAGCAACGACACTAACAATGGCAGAAAAACATGCAGTAACAAGTATGTATGGCGCTTGCCAAGATGTTGTAAATGAGTACACTAGGGCTGTTTATAAGGACCAGGTCTACCACAGTGAGGCATATTCACGTGCTGTGAAGAGCAACTCTGCTGTTGTCAGGACAGCCACGGCACAGTACTACGTTATTCGTCGAATAATTGTGGTGAGAGTGAACAGTGACCGCAAGTGCTTGCTGTTGTGCAAGGAAGTGTTGACGATGGATGGCAATTTCCCACCTCACATCAACGAGTGCTTTGTGGACCCTGTATCGTTGCCCTGTGTTGTGGACGTGCTGGATGTCAACAGTCCTAGTCTTTTTATTAATTTTGCCCCAGAAGAAAGGACGTTCATTTGTGACCTTCCAAATGTCATTGAAAGGGACTAG
- the LOC135378699 gene encoding uncharacterized protein LOC135378699 gives MAGSSLSECAHVLCPVVCAILFFVHHLQGTMYAYVRYVEDDVKGIMPVSLIKSFNPQSCDVFDRNIKKAFWQSQSGAVKGFYDAKVLLLGESKEALITNMVSRRMAIPEIFEPTDTDTSDGAASVVKPKGRENGQGKKMEARKKQPETRTFSRKEVHGSMASKHMFLPETVEPAVAATDDEAASAVRSGGPKNDADKKMEAGKGQTEKQGRQSRKEVHDSETVPRKRFLLEREMKQKLEEENQSLKKELTAERQLCRKLQEALLEKHAAMRNALSSPVFTHEMLHDQHECMVEEATTPPRNITPPESSVLLPSRQDSKMSNVEKPPQSACSSGSVSVTIVSTDSNLPDPYPVSLDGNAPSSPVKNSLANSKPRSPSVHGSLTPCDAPTSPTCESMAACPSNASSASSVQGCTTTMNLSLVNKTSGRSNSRNRISRPFLGRSLIQRAPTRPDLVLTGDEVTLEDGINVNKEHFEYLLDTPKDSLFCRDMVRALWSAEQLAERSLTGEACRRFLKQGAEGKRRLTPKKLDALGNACWEYLKRRTPPSDSKEERFKMLPSYVRNLLSDINRKK, from the exons ATGGCAGGTTCGTCTTTGTCTGAATGTGCACATGTGTTGTGTCCCGTAGTTTGTGCTATTTTGTTTTTCGTACACCATTTACAAGGAACAATGTACGCTTACGTCCGGTACGTCGAAGACGACGTAAAGGGAATAATGCCTGTTTCCCTGATCAAAAGCTTCAACCCGCAAAGTTGTGACGTCTTTGACCGAAACATCAAGAAGGCTTTTTGGCAGTCCCAGTCTGGAGCTGTTAAGGGCTTCTACGACGCAAAAGTCTTGCTACTTGGAG AGTCCAAAGAGGCCCTCATAACGAACATGGTCAGCAGGCGTATGGCTATACCTGAAATATTTGAGCCCACAGATACGGACACGAGTGACGGTGCTGCGTCAGTT GTGAAGCCAAAAGGTCGTGAAAACGGTCAAGGCAAGAAAATGGAAGCACGAAAGAAGCAACCAGAAACACGCACATTTAGCAGGAAGGAGGTCCATGGCAGCATGGCAAGCAAGCATATGTTTCTACCTGAAACAGTTGAACCTGCAGTTGCTGCCACAGATGATGAGGCTGCGTCAGCC GTGAGGTCAGGCGGTCCCAAAAATGACGCAGACAAGAAAATGGAAGCAGGAAAGGGACAAACAGAGAAACAAGGAAGACAGAGCAGAAAGGAGGTGCATGACAGTGAGACAGTGCCAAGAAAGAGGTTTCTGCTTGAAAGGGAGATGAAGCAAAAATTGGAAGAGGAAAACCAAAGCCTCAAAAAGGAGCTCACCGCAGAAAGGCAGCTTTGTAGGAAGCTACAAgaggcgctgctcgaaaagcaTG CTGCGATGAGGAATGCACTAAGCTCACCAGTCTTTACGCACGAAATGCTGCATGACCAACATGAATGTATG GTTGAAGAGGCCACCACACCTCCACGTAATATAACCCCTCCAGAATCATCAGTTTTGTTGCCTTCGAGACAGGACAGCAAGATGTCAAAT GTTGAGAAACCACCACAGTCTGCATGCTCCAGCGGATCCGTCAGCGTGACCATTGTGTCGACCGACTCAAACTTGCCAGATCCATACCCGGTCTCT TTGGATGGTAATGCTCCTTCCAGTCCAGTAAAAAACTCTCTGGCAAATAGTAAACCCAGGAGCCCCAGTGTTCACGGCTCCCTGACCCCATGTGATGCTCCCACTAGCCCAACATGTGAATCCATGGCAGCATGTCCATCTAACGCATCAAGTGCCTCCAGTGTTCAGGGCTGCACAACCACGATGAACTTGAGCCTTGTCAACAAG ACCTCGGGACGTTCCAACTCTAGGAACAGGATATCGCGACCATTCCTGGGAAGATCCCTCATTCAACGTGCCCCCACACGCCCTGACTTGGTATTGACTGGAGATGAG GTGACTCTTGAGGATGGcataaatgtcaacaaggaacaTTTTGAATACCTGCTTGACACCCCTAAGGACTCTCTGTTCTGCCGCGACATGGTGAGAGCTCTATGGAGCGCAGAGCAGCTGGCAGAGAGAAGTCTAACAGGAGAAGCCTGCCGTCGGTTTCTAAAACAAGGCGCAGAGGGAAAGCGACGCCTCACCCCCAAAAAATTGGATGCCCTTGGAA ATGCCTGCTGGGAGTACCTGAAAAGAAGAACGCCTCCAAGCGACTCAAAGGAGGAACGATTTAAGATGCTTCCTAGTTATGTTCGTAACCTGCTGTCCGACatcaacagaaaaaaataa
- the LOC135371734 gene encoding P2X purinoceptor 7-like, which produces MSSLPNLSALELRILELSRAQNFCSYDSMPESVYVAAEDSSSSDISESPPSSPGSDRAGNADWCSCGKCKPMDTADECLCCREVENVCKKQTVNCITDNEYFEILCLDTEVLRVSFTYIRDTEEYGNIRDIAVNKKFRYIAYRQFTRWIWGGLGKHHRKILPACVVHAIRDAFPSDVYKGFEPAHL; this is translated from the exons aTGTCGAGTCTCCCGAACCTGAGTGCGCTAGAACTCCGCATTCTAGAACTATCGCGTgcacagaacttctgttcgtaCGATAGCATGCCGGAAAGTGTGTacgtcgcagcagaagattcatcATCCTCAGATATATCGGAGTCACCGCCGTCCTCACCAGGATCTGATCGTGCCGGGAACGCGGACTG GTGTTCTTGCGGGAAGTGCAAACCGATGGATACCGCTGACGAGTGTTTGTGCTGCCGGGAGGTAGAGAACGTCTGTAAAAAGCAGACGGTCAACTGCATTACAGACAACGAATATTTCGAGATACTCTGCCTCGACACCGAAGTTCTGCGAGTGTCTTTTACGTACATCCGAGATACTGAAGAGTATGGCAACATACGTGACATCGCCGTGAACAA gaaattccgttatatcgcCTATCGGCAATTCACAAGGTGGATATGGGGTGGTCTGGGAAAGCACCATAGGAAGATTCTTCCTGCCTGCGTGGTGCATGCCATTAGGGATGCTTTTCCATCAGATGTGTATAAGGGCTTTGAACCTGCACACTTGTAA